One part of the Athene noctua chromosome Z, bAthNoc1.hap1.1, whole genome shotgun sequence genome encodes these proteins:
- the GFM2 gene encoding ribosome-releasing factor 2, mitochondrial isoform X3, whose translation MLSLCVLSLILIYPDVDDGDTVTDFMVQERERGITIQSAAVTFDWKDYRINLIDTPGHVDFTVEVERCLRVLDGAIAVFDASAGVEAQTLTVWRQADKHQIPRICFLNKMDKNRASYTYAVESIKLKLKTKPLLLQVPIGEARTFRGLVDVVTKEQIIWKATSDLDDGKNFEQKLLLEADDPNLFQEVQDARNTLIEQVADLDDEFAELVLGEYSENFDLIPAAKLRSAIRRVTLAQKAVPVLCGSALKNKGVQPLLDAITMYLPAPNERSYEFLQWYKDDLCALAFKVLHDKCRGPLVFVRVYSGSLKPQSAVYNINKSCTERMSRLLLPFADQQTEIPSLMAGNIALTVGLKQSATGDTIVSSKASAVAAARRAGRDAGGEKRSTSDVESLLLAGVEVPDPVFFCTIEPPSVAKQQDLDDALSCLQREDPSLKVKVDPDTGQTILCGMGELHIEIIHDRIKREYGIETYLGPLQIAYRETILNAAQATDILDRTVGDKRHFVTSELEVRPRLGERAVTKPIIEYAASVIEVLPKELQGAVENGIMNSCIQGPLLGFPVQDIDVTVQSLTVHPDTSHTMVSACVSRCMQKALKKAGIQILEPLMNLEITVSEDHLSAALTDLAQRRGSIQEIQSRQDNRVVVAAVPLAETMGYSTVLRSLTSGSATFTLELASYQALNSQEQSALLQRRGLV comes from the exons GTCATGTGGACTTTACAGTGGAAGTTGAGCGTTGTTTGAGAGTCCTGGATGGAGCAATAGCAGTGTTTGATGCTTCAGCTGGCGTTGAG GCCCAAACTCTGACAGTGTGGAGACAAGCAGACAAACATCAGATACCACGAATTTGCTTTTTGAACAAGATGGACAAAAACAGGGCAAG TTATACATATGCTGTTGAAAGTATCAAACTAAAGTTGAAGACAAAACCTTTGCTTTTACAG GTGCCCATTGGGGAAGCCAGGACCTTCAGAGGACTGGTTGATGTTGTGACTAAGGAACAAATCATTTGGAAAGCTACTTCTGATTTGGATGATGGAAAAAATTTTGAGCAAAAGTTGCTGCTGGAGGCTGATGATCCCAACCTGTTCCAAGAAGTCCAGGATGCCAGAAATACCTTAATAGAACAA GTTGCAGATCTGGATGATGAATTTGCTGAACTGGTTCTAGGAGAATATAGTGAAAATTTTGACTTAATACCAGCTGCTaag tTACGGTCTGCTATCCGCAGAGTAACACTGGCTCAGAAAGCAGTACCTGTACTCTGTGGCAGTGCACTGAAGAACAAAGGAGTGCAGCCATTATTGGATGCTATTACTATGTACTTGCCTGCACCTAATGAGCGTTCATATGAGTTTCT ACAATGGTACAAGGATGACCTGTGTGCCCTAGCATTTAAAGTTCTCCATGATAAATGTCGTGGACCACTAGTTTTCGTTCGCGTTTACTCGGGTTCTCTGAAACCTCAATCAGCTGTATATAATATTAACAAAAGTTGCAC GGAGAGAATGAGCCGACTGCTTCTGCCTTTTGCCGACCAGCAAACTGAAATACCATCACTAATGGCTGGCAACATTGCCCTTACTGTTGGGTTAAAACAG AGTGCCACTGGAGATACCATAGTGTCATCAAAGGCTTCAGCAGTAGCTGCAGCACGCCGAGCTGGAAGGGATGCTGGGGGAGAGAAGAGGTCTACCAGTGATGTAGAGAGCCTTTTGCTGGCAGGTGTTGAGGTCCCTGACCCAGTCTTCTTCTGTACAATTGAACCTCCTTCAGTGGCCAAACAACAAG ACTTGGATGATGCATTGAGCTGCCTTCAGCGTGAAGATCCAAGTTTAAAAGTGAAGGTGGATCCTGACACAGGACAA ACCATTCTTTGTGGTATGGGAGAACTACATATAGAGATCATTCACGACCGAATCAAACGTGAATATGGAATTGAGACTTATCTGGGACCTCTTCAGATAGCATACAGAGAAACCATCCTAAATGCTGCCCAAGCTACAG atatATTGGATAGAACAGTAGGAGATAAACGACACTTTGTAACTTCAGAGTTAGAAGTGAGGCCCAGGTTAGGGGAGAGAGCAGTGACAAAACCCATCATCGAGTATGCTGCGAGTGTCATTGAAGTGCTACCCAAAGAACTCCAAGGAGCTGTAGAAAATGGAATCATGAATTCATGCATTCAAG GACCCTTGCTTGGATTCCCAGTTCAGGATATTGATGTGACAGTGCAATCACTGACAGTGCATCCTGACACCTCTCACACAATGGTATCAGCCTGTGTCTCCCGTTGCATGCAAAAG GCTTTGAAAAAGGCAGGTATACAAATACTGGAGCCCTTGATGAACCTAGAAATCACAGTCAGTGAAGATCATCTCAGCGCAGCACTCACTGACCTTGCACAGCGGAGAGGTAGTATTCAAGAAATACAGAGTCGTCAAGATAACAGAGTTGTGGTTGCTGCTGTTCCACTAGCAGAAACAATG GGCTACTCAACAGTTTTGCGTTCTCTAACATCAGGCTCAGCAACCTTCACTCTGGAGCTTGCCAGTTATCAAGCTCTGAACAGTCAAGAGCAAAGTGCACTTCTTCAGAGGAGGGGGTTAGTGTGA